In Clostridium sp., one DNA window encodes the following:
- the gap gene encoding type I glyceraldehyde-3-phosphate dehydrogenase — translation MTKVAINGFGRIGRLALRRILEVPDLEVVAINDLTDAKMLAHLFKYDSSQGRFNGEIEVKEGAFVVNGKEVKVFAEADPEKLPWGKLGIDVVLECTGFFTKKEKAEAHIRAGARKVVISAPAGNDLKTIVFNVNNDSLDGTETVISGASCTTNCLAPMAKVLNDKFGIEKGFMTTIHAYTNDQNTLDGPHRKGDLRRARAAAVSIIPNSTGAAKAISQVIPDLTGKLDGNAQRVPVPTGSITELVSVLKKNVTVEEVNAAMKEAANESFGYTEDPIVSADVVGINYGSLFDATLTKIVDVNGSQLVKTAAWYDNEMSYTSQLVRTLAYFAKIAK, via the coding sequence ATGACAAAGGTAGCTATTAATGGTTTTGGAAGAATAGGGAGACTGGCATTAAGAAGAATTCTTGAGGTACCGGATTTAGAGGTAGTTGCAATCAACGACTTAACTGATGCAAAAATGTTAGCTCATTTATTTAAATATGATTCATCGCAGGGAAGATTCAATGGTGAAATTGAAGTTAAAGAAGGAGCTTTTGTAGTTAACGGAAAAGAGGTCAAAGTCTTTGCTGAAGCAGATCCTGAAAAATTGCCATGGGGAAAACTTGGAATAGATGTTGTTCTTGAATGCACAGGTTTCTTTACCAAGAAGGAAAAAGCTGAAGCTCATATAAGAGCCGGTGCCAGAAAAGTTGTTATATCAGCTCCTGCTGGAAATGACTTGAAGACAATAGTTTTCAACGTAAACAATGATTCTTTGGATGGAACTGAAACAGTTATATCAGGTGCATCATGTACAACCAACTGTCTGGCTCCAATGGCTAAAGTACTAAATGACAAGTTCGGAATAGAAAAAGGATTTATGACTACAATCCATGCATATACCAATGACCAGAATACATTGGATGGACCACACAGAAAAGGTGATTTGAGAAGAGCCAGAGCTGCTGCTGTAAGTATAATACCAAACTCAACTGGTGCTGCTAAAGCTATAAGTCAGGTTATTCCGGATTTAACAGGGAAATTGGATGGAAATGCACAGAGAGTTCCAGTCCCAACTGGATCAATAACTGAACTGGTTTCAGTTCTTAAGAAAAATGTTACAGTTGAAGAAGTCAACGCAGCTATGAAGGAAGCAGCTAATGAGTCATTTGGATACACTGAAGATCCAATAGTTTCTGCAGATGTTGTGGGAATCAATTATGGCTCGTTATTTGATGCAACTTTAACAAAAATTGTTGATGTCAATGGATCACAGTTGGTTAAGACTGCTGCATGGTATGATAATGAAATGTCATATACATCACAATTAGTTAGAACTTTAGCTTATTTTGCAAAAATTGCTAAATAG
- a CDS encoding phosphoglycerate kinase, protein MAFNKKTIEDIDVKGKKLLVRCDFNVPLQDGKITDENRLVGALPTIKYLVEKGAKVILCSHLGKPKGEPKHELSLAPVAKRLSEMLGKEVVFAADDNVVGENAKAAAAKMKDGDVILLQNTRYRIEETKNKDNFSEELASLADVFVNDAFGTAHRAHCSTVGVTKFLDTAVCGYLIQKELKFLGNAVENPVRPFVAILGGAKVSDKINVINNLLEKVDTLIIGGGMAYTFEKALGYSIGNSLLEADKIDYAKEMINKAKEKNVKMLLPLDTVTADKFDADAEAVTTEDPNIKDGYMGLDIGPKTVELFTDEIKNAKTVVWNGPMGVFEFPKFAKGTNDVAKAMAESGATTIIGGGDSAAAVNQLGYGDKMTHISTGGGASLEFLEGKELPGIAALNDR, encoded by the coding sequence ATGGCTTTTAACAAGAAGACAATTGAGGATATAGATGTAAAAGGGAAAAAATTGCTCGTCAGGTGTGATTTCAATGTACCGCTTCAGGATGGAAAGATAACTGATGAAAACAGATTGGTAGGAGCACTTCCTACAATAAAATATCTTGTGGAGAAGGGTGCTAAGGTTATATTGTGCTCACATCTTGGAAAGCCAAAGGGAGAGCCAAAGCATGAACTTTCACTTGCGCCTGTTGCTAAAAGACTCTCTGAAATGCTTGGAAAAGAAGTGGTATTTGCTGCAGATGATAATGTAGTAGGAGAGAACGCAAAGGCTGCAGCTGCAAAAATGAAGGATGGAGATGTAATACTGCTCCAGAATACAAGATATAGAATTGAGGAGACCAAAAACAAGGACAATTTTTCGGAAGAACTTGCATCACTTGCAGATGTGTTTGTAAATGATGCCTTTGGAACAGCTCACAGGGCACACTGTTCCACTGTCGGTGTTACAAAATTCCTGGATACAGCTGTATGCGGGTACTTGATTCAGAAAGAACTTAAATTTCTCGGAAATGCAGTTGAAAATCCAGTAAGACCTTTTGTTGCAATACTTGGAGGTGCAAAAGTTTCAGACAAGATAAATGTTATAAATAATTTGCTTGAAAAAGTAGATACCCTTATAATTGGAGGTGGAATGGCCTATACTTTTGAAAAGGCGCTTGGATACAGCATAGGAAATTCTCTGCTTGAAGCAGATAAAATCGATTATGCAAAGGAAATGATCAACAAGGCAAAAGAAAAAAATGTAAAAATGCTTCTTCCGTTGGATACTGTAACGGCAGATAAGTTTGATGCAGATGCAGAAGCTGTTACAACGGAAGATCCTAATATAAAGGATGGATATATGGGATTGGATATAGGACCTAAAACTGTTGAACTGTTTACAGATGAAATAAAAAATGCAAAGACTGTTGTATGGAATGGTCCTATGGGAGTATTTGAATTCCCTAAATTTGCAAAAGGAACAAATGATGTTGCAAAGGCCATGGCAGAATCAGGTGCTACTACAATAATAGGCGGAGGAGACAGTGCGGCTGCAGTCAATCAGCTTGGATATGGAGACAAGATGACGCATATATCAACTGGTGGCGGAGCTTCACTTGAATTCCTTGAGGGAAAGGAACTTCCGGGAATAGCAGCACTTAATGACAGGTAA
- the trmL gene encoding tRNA (uridine(34)/cytosine(34)/5-carboxymethylaminomethyluridine(34)-2'-O)-methyltransferase TrmL: protein MSLNIVLFQPEIPQNTGNIARTCVLTGSRLHLIKPLGFSLDEKHLRRAGLDYWPYLDLTLYDSYEELRENYKNGRFYFSTTHGKNYYHDVEYKDGDFIVFGRETCGLPDYIREENSENCIRVPMINTSTRSLNLSNTVAIVAYEALRQMKFPVMK, encoded by the coding sequence TTGAGCCTAAATATAGTACTGTTTCAGCCGGAAATACCTCAAAATACTGGGAATATAGCCAGGACCTGTGTCCTTACAGGTTCCAGGCTTCATTTAATAAAACCACTTGGATTCAGTCTGGATGAAAAACATTTGAGGAGGGCAGGTCTTGATTACTGGCCTTATTTGGATTTGACATTGTATGATTCCTATGAGGAATTGAGGGAAAATTATAAAAACGGTAGATTCTATTTTTCTACTACTCATGGTAAAAATTATTATCATGATGTTGAATATAAAGATGGAGATTTCATAGTATTTGGTAGAGAAACCTGTGGCCTTCCTGACTACATCAGGGAAGAAAATAGCGAGAATTGTATAAGAGTTCCCATGATAAATACTTCCACCCGTTCTTTGAATTTGTCAAATACTGTTGCAATAGTTGCCTATGAGGCATTGAGACAGATGAAGTTTCCTGTAATGAAATAA
- the tpiA gene encoding triose-phosphate isomerase — protein sequence MRKAIIAGNWKMNKTVDEAAKLIEELKPLVKDAKADVVVCPPYVCLDAVIKAAEGTNIKVGAQNMHFEESGAYTGEVSPAMLDTMGVEYVILGHSERRQYFNETDEAINKKVKKAFEHNLIPIVCCGETLEEREADVTAEVLGKQIKLDLAGLEKSQVEKLVVAYEPIWAIGTGKTATDEQANTTIAYIRSVIAKLYGKDTADKTRIQYGGSVKPATIKAQMAQPDIDGGLIGGASLKAQDFSKIVNY from the coding sequence ATGAGAAAGGCAATAATTGCAGGAAACTGGAAGATGAACAAAACTGTTGATGAAGCAGCAAAATTAATAGAGGAACTAAAACCGCTTGTAAAGGATGCTAAAGCAGATGTAGTTGTGTGTCCACCCTATGTGTGTCTTGATGCAGTTATTAAAGCTGCAGAGGGTACCAACATAAAGGTCGGTGCCCAGAATATGCACTTTGAGGAGAGCGGTGCGTATACAGGAGAAGTTTCACCTGCCATGCTGGATACAATGGGTGTGGAATATGTAATACTTGGACACAGTGAGAGAAGACAGTATTTCAATGAAACAGATGAAGCCATAAACAAAAAGGTAAAGAAAGCCTTTGAACACAATTTGATTCCAATAGTCTGCTGCGGTGAAACTCTGGAGGAGAGAGAAGCAGATGTAACTGCAGAGGTTCTCGGGAAGCAGATCAAACTTGACCTCGCAGGGCTTGAAAAATCACAGGTTGAGAAATTGGTTGTGGCTTACGAACCGATATGGGCTATAGGTACGGGAAAGACAGCTACGGATGAGCAGGCCAATACTACTATAGCCTACATAAGAAGTGTAATTGCAAAACTCTATGGAAAAGATACTGCAGATAAAACCAGAATTCAATATGGCGGTTCCGTTAAACCTGCTACAATAAAGGCTCAGATGGCACAGCCCGACATAGACGGAGGATTGATTGGAGGAGCAAGTCTAAAAGCACAGGACTTCTCGAAAATAGTCAATTATTAA
- the gpmI gene encoding 2,3-bisphosphoglycerate-independent phosphoglycerate mutase, producing the protein MKKTPVMLMILDGFGISDKTEGNAVKAANKPNFDKYYNNYPHTQLGASGLSVGLPDGQMGNSEVGHLNIGAGRIIYQALTKITKSIEDGDFFHNWALNKAADQALENNSDFHLMGLVSPGGVHSHSEHLKGLLKFAKQRGLKKVYVHAFTDGRDVPPSSAKEYIKEIENYMKQTGIGEIASVSGRYYAMDRDRRWERVELAYNALVLGKGAEADSACEAIDNSYKNGKTDEFIVPAVIKKHGKPVATIKNEDSVIFFNFRPDRARQLTRAMVDREFDGFRRENLDLEFVTMTEYDSEIKNVDVAFKNEHYKNTLGEYVSSLGKNQLRIAETEKYAHVTFFFNGGVEEPNKNEDRVLIPSPKVATYDLQPEMSVYEVTDQLLKKLDEDKYDMIILNFANPDMVGHTGIFEAAKKAIEAVDVCLGKIAGKILEKNGTLFITADHGNSEEEIDYVTKKPMTAHTTNPVPFVYVSKNASKLRDGGVLADIAPTILHAMKLAKPQEMTGKSLIK; encoded by the coding sequence ATGAAAAAAACACCAGTAATGCTTATGATACTTGATGGTTTTGGTATTTCTGACAAAACAGAGGGAAATGCAGTTAAAGCAGCGAACAAACCAAATTTTGACAAATACTACAACAACTATCCTCATACCCAGCTTGGAGCAAGCGGACTAAGTGTGGGATTGCCGGATGGACAGATGGGCAATTCTGAAGTCGGTCATTTGAATATAGGTGCGGGAAGAATAATATACCAGGCCCTTACCAAGATAACCAAGTCAATAGAAGACGGAGATTTTTTCCACAACTGGGCTTTGAATAAAGCTGCAGACCAGGCACTTGAAAACAATTCGGATTTTCATCTCATGGGACTCGTATCACCTGGAGGGGTTCATTCACATTCGGAACATTTAAAGGGACTTTTGAAGTTTGCAAAACAGAGGGGACTTAAAAAGGTATATGTTCATGCTTTTACCGATGGGAGAGATGTTCCGCCGTCTTCTGCAAAAGAGTATATAAAAGAAATTGAGAACTATATGAAGCAAACAGGAATAGGTGAGATAGCTTCAGTTTCAGGAAGATACTATGCAATGGACAGAGACAGGAGATGGGAGAGAGTTGAACTCGCATATAATGCACTTGTCCTTGGAAAAGGTGCTGAAGCTGACAGTGCTTGTGAGGCAATAGATAATTCATATAAAAATGGGAAAACTGATGAATTTATAGTTCCTGCAGTAATAAAAAAACATGGGAAACCCGTAGCTACTATAAAAAATGAAGATTCAGTCATATTCTTCAATTTCAGGCCGGATAGGGCAAGACAGCTTACAAGAGCTATGGTAGACAGGGAATTTGACGGATTCAGGAGAGAGAATCTAGATCTGGAATTTGTAACCATGACCGAGTATGACTCTGAAATCAAAAATGTGGATGTGGCCTTTAAAAATGAACACTATAAAAACACCCTGGGCGAATATGTAAGCAGTCTGGGAAAAAATCAGCTCAGAATAGCTGAAACTGAAAAATATGCACATGTAACTTTCTTTTTCAATGGTGGGGTGGAAGAACCCAACAAGAACGAGGACAGAGTTCTCATACCGTCTCCAAAGGTTGCAACCTATGATCTGCAGCCTGAAATGAGTGTCTATGAGGTTACAGATCAACTTCTGAAAAAGCTTGATGAAGATAAATATGACATGATTATATTGAATTTTGCAAATCCTGATATGGTTGGACATACTGGAATATTTGAGGCTGCAAAAAAGGCAATTGAAGCTGTAGATGTATGCCTTGGCAAAATTGCGGGCAAGATATTAGAGAAAAATGGAACATTGTTCATAACTGCGGACCACGGAAATTCAGAAGAGGAAATAGACTATGTTACTAAGAAGCCTATGACGGCTCATACTACGAATCCAGTGCCATTTGTATATGTTTCAAAAAATGCCTCTAAGCTGAGAGATGGCGGTGTACTTGCAGACATAGCGCCTACCATTCTTCATGCAATGAAGCTTGCAAAGCCGCAGGAGATGACTGGTAAGAGCCTTATTAAATAG
- a CDS encoding sugar-binding transcriptional regulator produces MEEVLKLQKRIVPELVELLEKRYNILRTIYYNQPVGRRTLANDLGIGERIVRTEINFLKTQGFIEINTSGMTITRDGEEIIGKLKESIHELRGLSEVEDAIKTNFQLKKVIIVPGDCDEDRTIMNEIGRAAAKYLKSILQKGNIIAITGGSTMKQVVDNMPVTNSVKDILVVPARGGMGANVETQANTLAARLATKIYGKYKLLHVPDNLSESAISTMIKEKSIRDVLECIYNADILIHGVGRANKMARRRGLSDARIKEIEDKGGVGEAFGYYFNKNGNIVYTTPSIGIKNSRINEINTLIAVAGGSGKAEAILSTEINNHNSVLITDEGAAKRLLEFINSQ; encoded by the coding sequence GTGGAAGAAGTACTTAAATTACAGAAGAGAATAGTGCCAGAATTAGTTGAATTATTGGAAAAGAGATATAATATTTTAAGAACTATCTACTATAATCAGCCTGTTGGTAGGAGAACACTTGCCAATGATCTGGGTATTGGTGAAAGGATAGTAAGAACAGAAATTAATTTTTTGAAAACCCAGGGATTTATCGAAATAAATACTTCTGGAATGACCATAACGAGGGATGGAGAGGAAATCATAGGGAAACTTAAAGAATCCATACATGAATTGAGGGGCCTTTCAGAAGTTGAAGATGCTATAAAGACAAACTTTCAGTTGAAGAAAGTTATAATTGTTCCCGGAGACTGTGATGAAGACAGGACTATAATGAATGAGATTGGAAGAGCAGCTGCAAAGTATTTGAAAAGTATACTTCAAAAAGGAAATATAATTGCAATTACAGGGGGTTCTACTATGAAACAGGTAGTGGACAACATGCCTGTAACCAACTCCGTAAAAGATATCCTTGTAGTGCCGGCAAGGGGCGGCATGGGAGCAAATGTTGAAACTCAGGCAAATACCCTTGCAGCCAGGCTGGCTACAAAAATATATGGAAAATATAAATTGCTTCATGTACCTGACAACTTGAGTGAATCGGCAATAAGCACCATGATAAAAGAGAAATCAATAAGGGATGTATTGGAGTGTATTTATAACGCAGATATACTGATACATGGTGTGGGAAGAGCCAATAAGATGGCGAGAAGAAGAGGACTGAGCGATGCCAGGATAAAGGAGATAGAAGACAAGGGCGGAGTCGGTGAAGCCTTCGGATACTACTTCAACAAAAATGGAAACATAGTATATACAACTCCAAGTATAGGAATAAAGAACAGCAGAATAAACGAGATAAATACTCTGATAGCTGTTGCAGGGGGATCAGGCAAGGCAGAGGCAATACTCTCTACTGAAATAAATAATCATAACAGTGTGCTTATTACGGATGAGGGTGCTGCAAAGAGACTTTTAGAGTTTATAAACAGTCAATAA
- the rpoN gene encoding RNA polymerase factor sigma-54, producing the protein MNFGLNLTQEQKLVMTQQMQLSVRLLQMSSFELQEYIEKEVQENPILDFKEAEFKNDDREKTRLDYKEIIKNLEFDNYSHHSYEKSNTEEVSPFNFISKKESLKEYLIEQIRDLDEKDYVKAICMYIIENVDGRGYLVISEGEIQNELNISDKLADYCIKLVQSLEPDGIAARDLKECLKIQLVKRNIDNESVIAIIDNYLELLAENKYNIIAKKLNIDVKTAQECGDIIKKLDPKPSRGFYTGEEVKYIMPDAYIKKIDDEYYIIMNDDLLPKLTINPTYRNIIKSEDKSAVDYVKDKLNSAVFLLKSIQHRKSTIYRVLERIIQLQRDYFDYGDDYLKPMTLKGISDSLGMHESTISRAIRDKYIYTSRGTVKIKDLFTTGISTSSREENVSAYIIKKSIKGIIDSEDKSKPLSDQAICNLINKKNMNISRRTVAKYREELGIKSSKGRKRF; encoded by the coding sequence CTGAATTTTGGACTTAATTTAACTCAGGAACAGAAATTGGTAATGACACAACAGATGCAGCTCTCAGTAAGGCTTCTCCAGATGTCAAGTTTTGAGCTTCAAGAATACATTGAAAAAGAAGTACAGGAAAATCCAATTCTTGATTTTAAAGAAGCTGAATTTAAAAATGATGATAGAGAAAAAACCAGACTTGATTATAAAGAAATTATAAAAAATCTTGAATTTGATAATTACAGCCATCATAGCTATGAAAAAAGTAACACTGAGGAAGTTTCACCCTTTAATTTTATTTCAAAAAAAGAATCGTTGAAGGAATATTTGATTGAACAGATAAGAGATTTGGATGAAAAGGATTACGTAAAGGCAATATGCATGTATATTATAGAAAATGTGGACGGAAGGGGATACCTGGTTATATCGGAAGGTGAGATTCAAAATGAACTTAATATTTCGGATAAACTTGCCGATTATTGCATAAAATTGGTACAATCTCTCGAACCTGATGGTATAGCAGCAAGAGATCTAAAAGAATGTCTTAAAATTCAGCTGGTAAAAAGGAATATAGACAATGAAAGTGTAATTGCGATTATAGATAATTATTTGGAACTGCTTGCCGAGAACAAGTACAATATAATAGCGAAAAAATTGAATATAGATGTAAAGACGGCCCAGGAATGCGGGGATATAATAAAAAAGCTGGACCCCAAACCATCCAGGGGGTTTTATACTGGCGAGGAAGTAAAATATATAATGCCAGATGCTTATATAAAAAAAATTGATGACGAATACTATATAATTATGAATGACGATTTATTACCGAAGCTTACCATAAATCCTACCTATAGGAATATAATAAAAAGTGAAGATAAAAGTGCGGTGGATTATGTAAAGGATAAACTGAACAGTGCGGTATTTTTATTGAAAAGCATACAGCACAGAAAAAGTACTATATACAGGGTGCTTGAAAGAATAATTCAACTTCAGAGGGATTATTTTGATTATGGAGATGACTACCTGAAACCTATGACTTTAAAAGGCATATCCGACAGTCTTGGTATGCATGAGTCAACTATAAGCAGGGCCATAAGGGACAAATATATATATACAAGCAGGGGAACAGTTAAAATAAAGGATTTGTTTACGACAGGTATTTCCACATCTTCAAGGGAAGAAAATGTTTCTGCATATATCATCAAGAAGAGTATTAAAGGAATAATAGACAGTGAAGATAAAAGCAAGCCTCTGTCCGACCAGGCAATATGCAACCTAATTAATAAAAAGAATATGAATATTTCAAGAAGAACTGTGGCAAAATACAGGGAAGAACTTGGGATAAAATCATCAAAAGGCAGGAAAAGATTCTAA
- a CDS encoding DegV family protein has protein sequence MDKIKLITDSTADLPDFIIEKYDIEVLPLFVIIDKTTYRDGIDIKLPVLLEKMKNSDEFPATAQVNPQIFIKCYKKYLDEGCKIISIHLSSRMSGTYQSACIARDALEMKDIVVIDSFNVTSGLGIQVIKAAKLIRDGYTIEQIEKKVLEISPHVKSTLEFNSLDNLVKGGRLSKTAGIIGNILGIKIIIEAKNGEMAVADKVRGSKKVLKAMLDYIDRKGIKEGEVSILLHVGKTEILDPLRNELIRRNVNFIESEVGCVVGVHSGADACGLFFVEDY, from the coding sequence ATGGACAAAATAAAATTAATTACTGATAGTACAGCTGATCTGCCGGATTTTATAATAGAGAAATATGATATAGAGGTGCTTCCCCTATTTGTAATTATTGATAAAACAACCTATAGGGATGGAATTGACATAAAGCTTCCGGTGCTTCTTGAAAAAATGAAAAATAGTGATGAATTTCCTGCAACGGCCCAGGTAAATCCGCAAATATTCATTAAATGCTATAAAAAATATCTTGATGAAGGTTGCAAGATAATATCCATTCACTTGTCTTCCAGGATGAGTGGTACATATCAGTCTGCCTGTATTGCCAGAGATGCTCTGGAAATGAAGGATATAGTTGTTATAGACAGCTTTAATGTAACTTCCGGACTTGGAATTCAGGTTATCAAGGCGGCCAAACTTATAAGGGACGGCTATACGATAGAACAGATAGAGAAAAAAGTTCTGGAAATTTCACCCCATGTCAAAAGCACTCTTGAATTCAACAGTCTCGATAATCTGGTAAAAGGCGGGCGGTTGTCAAAGACAGCAGGCATTATAGGAAATATACTGGGAATAAAAATAATAATAGAGGCTAAAAATGGAGAGATGGCCGTAGCCGATAAGGTAAGAGGAAGTAAAAAAGTTCTCAAAGCAATGCTGGACTATATAGACAGAAAAGGAATAAAAGAAGGTGAGGTTTCCATATTGCTGCATGTGGGTAAAACTGAAATACTTGATCCTCTTAGGAATGAGCTGATAAGACGAAATGTCAATTTCATAGAAAGTGAAGTTGGATGTGTAGTTGGAGTACACTCCGGGGCAGACGCCTGCGGACTGTTTTTTGTGGAGGATTATTGA